The following proteins are co-located in the Nocardia bhagyanarayanae genome:
- a CDS encoding DUF5984 family protein has protein sequence MRVRFELAPLEEVVPWGEHRRLHWFGLTQGWYCLEVGGVELLRYAERSGNSIGHGGAAVTSWVDYYVVRLWEDLLAVLPSALEPVPDDLAQFFAAGSEGWVDTGDPALLDDPAIDAASEAYGLRWTDTSYLRFGPAFRWWRTLAPEDTVTVAWRFAPDPDGEITFSAPPSGVRTVGTKEFIAAITDFDHRLLQAMQERVDHLVAAGGIPGIELDIPALIREQAQRRTWLPRALARQDDTDWAAVRAGAAILAPHLA, from the coding sequence ATGCGTGTCCGGTTCGAGTTGGCGCCCCTCGAGGAGGTTGTTCCGTGGGGGGAGCATCGCCGTCTGCATTGGTTCGGGCTCACCCAGGGGTGGTACTGCCTGGAGGTTGGGGGTGTCGAGTTGCTGAGATATGCAGAGCGGTCCGGGAACTCGATAGGCCATGGCGGCGCCGCCGTGACGTCGTGGGTGGACTATTACGTGGTGCGGCTGTGGGAGGACCTGCTCGCCGTTCTGCCCTCGGCCCTCGAGCCGGTACCGGATGATTTGGCGCAGTTCTTCGCCGCTGGCTCCGAGGGGTGGGTCGACACCGGAGATCCGGCTCTCCTCGACGATCCAGCGATCGACGCCGCTTCCGAGGCGTACGGCCTGCGCTGGACCGACACTTCGTATCTGCGATTCGGGCCCGCGTTTCGCTGGTGGCGCACCCTCGCCCCCGAGGACACGGTCACCGTGGCGTGGCGGTTCGCACCCGATCCCGATGGTGAGATCACGTTCTCCGCGCCGCCGTCGGGCGTGCGGACGGTCGGCACGAAGGAATTCATAGCCGCGATAACCGATTTCGACCACCGGCTGCTGCAAGCCATGCAGGAGCGTGTCGACCACCTGGTTGCGGCCGGTGGTATCCCGGGGATCGAGCTCGATATCCCTGCGCTGATTCGGGAACAGGCCCAGCGCCGGACGTGGTTGCCGCGGGCGTTGGCACGGCAGGACGACACCGACTGGGCCGCCGTACGCGCAGGCGCGGCCATCCTGGCTCCGCATCTGGCGTGA
- the rsmG gene encoding 16S rRNA (guanine(527)-N(7))-methyltransferase RsmG, whose protein sequence is MFHVERELGGSAALPTELEPPAAAATVFGDRLDIARRYCAALATAGVERGLIGPREVPRLWDRHILNCAVVAELMPEGTTVVDIGSGAGLPGIPLAIARPDLRITLVEPLLRRTAFLSEFIEAAGLDITVVRGRAEQSGVMKEAGGADVVTSRAVAPLAKLAQWSLPLLRDHGRMLALKGVSATEELERDGEALTRAGAGKFEVLECGVGVLDTPTVVISAERLPRAERTPRRRTEKVGSRRATGRPEGGVLRRNTERRRSSEK, encoded by the coding sequence ATGTTTCACGTGGAACGAGAACTCGGTGGAAGCGCCGCGCTGCCGACCGAGCTGGAGCCGCCCGCGGCGGCCGCCACCGTCTTCGGCGATCGGCTCGACATCGCCCGCCGCTACTGTGCGGCGCTCGCGACCGCGGGTGTCGAGCGTGGTCTCATCGGACCGCGCGAGGTGCCGCGGCTCTGGGATCGGCACATCCTCAATTGCGCGGTGGTCGCGGAGCTCATGCCCGAAGGAACGACCGTCGTCGACATCGGCAGCGGTGCGGGGCTACCCGGCATCCCGTTGGCCATCGCCCGCCCCGACCTACGCATCACCCTGGTCGAGCCGCTGCTGCGCCGTACCGCCTTCCTGAGTGAGTTCATCGAAGCGGCCGGACTCGACATCACCGTCGTCCGCGGCCGCGCCGAACAATCCGGCGTGATGAAGGAAGCGGGCGGCGCCGACGTCGTCACCTCCCGCGCCGTCGCCCCCCTCGCCAAACTCGCCCAGTGGTCCCTCCCCCTCCTCCGCGACCACGGCCGCATGCTCGCCCTGAAGGGCGTCAGCGCAACCGAAGAGCTGGAGCGCGACGGCGAGGCACTGACCCGCGCGGGCGCCGGTAAGTTCGAGGTCCTCGAATGCGGTGTGGGAGTGCTCGATACACCCACGGTGGTGATCAGCGCCGAACGCCTCCCACGAGCGGAACGCACACCACGCCGCCGCACGGAGAAGGTCGGTAGCCGCCGCGCGACCGGCCGCCCCGAGGGCGGAGTCCTCCGCCGCAACACCGAACGCCGTCGCTCGAGCGAGAAGTAG
- a CDS encoding protein jag has product MTVETDGGDATVATSVVNAGTDAGDVVSDAEEALIEEGEIAGDYLEQLLDVLDFDGDIDLDVEGDRAVVSIDGGRDLSKLVGRNGEVLDALQELTRLAVQQATGVRSRLMLDVAGWRAKRRSELSALGTAAAKRVLESGAPESLDPMTPFERKIVHDAVAAIEGVSSESEGVEPNRFVVVVPG; this is encoded by the coding sequence ATGACTGTTGAGACCGACGGAGGGGACGCCACCGTGGCGACGAGTGTGGTGAACGCCGGAACGGATGCCGGCGATGTCGTGAGCGATGCCGAGGAAGCCCTGATCGAAGAGGGCGAGATCGCGGGCGACTACCTCGAGCAGTTGCTCGACGTGCTCGACTTCGACGGCGACATCGACCTCGACGTCGAGGGTGACCGTGCCGTCGTGAGCATCGACGGCGGCCGCGACCTGTCGAAGCTGGTGGGCCGCAATGGCGAGGTGCTCGACGCGCTGCAGGAGCTGACCCGGCTCGCGGTGCAGCAGGCGACCGGCGTGCGCAGCCGCCTGATGTTGGACGTGGCGGGTTGGCGGGCCAAGCGCCGCTCCGAGCTGAGCGCGCTCGGCACGGCCGCCGCCAAGCGGGTGCTGGAATCCGGCGCACCGGAATCGCTCGATCCGATGACGCCGTTCGAACGCAAGATCGTGCACGACGCCGTCGCCGCGATCGAAGGAGTCAGCAGCGAGAGCGAGGGCGTGGAGCCCAACCGCTTCGTGGTGGTCGTTCCGGGCTGA